The nucleotide window GGGGAAGGGGAGAGGGAAACCCTTTGCAAAGGGTTGTCCCTCTCCCCTTCCCCCGAACCATCATCCCCTCTCCCTTCCTAAACTTTTTCTATGCGCATCCGCGCGGTCAGTGGGCAAAGTCTCTACCGCCGACAGACGACACAAAAAGTTTGGGAGGGTCCAGGGAACCTTTTGAAAAAATTCCCTGGTCACGCCGAAGGCGACTTTACAAATCGACCAATTCTACGTCGGAATCGGAGATGGCGGTGCCCAGGAACCGGGTGCCGGTCCGGGCGAACCGGGCCGCGTCGTCGGTGGTCAGGTAGCGGGTGCGACCGCACTCGATGTCGGTGCGGGCCAGCCCGTGACGGTCGAGTTCCCGGCACACGGCTTCTGCGGTGGTGGCAGCCGAATCCACGATGGTGGTGGATGAGGGCACCACGTTCCTGATGGCCGGAGCCAGAAGCGGGAAGTGGGTGCAGCCCAGGACCAGGGTGTCGGGGATGACTGGGCTGCCGGTTCCCGATGCGGGGTGAAAGACCGGGTCGAGATAGCGGGACGCCACGGCTTCGGGCACGGCACCGTCGATCCACCCTTCTTCGGCCAGGGCCACGAATAGGGAACAGGGGTGTCCCGCGATGCGCGCCCGGGGAGCGATGGCGTGTATGGCCCTCTGGTAGGCCCCGCCCGCGATGGTGGATTCCGTGGCGATGACGGCGATGGCGTTGTTGGAGGTGGCGGCGCAGGCTGCGCGGGCACCGGGTTCGACAACGCCGACGACCGGCAGGTCGGGGTAG belongs to Pseudodesulfovibrio portus and includes:
- the murI gene encoding glutamate racemase codes for the protein MNKKASLPIGMFDSGVGGLTVLRALRERLPCEDVIYLGDTARLPYGTKSPQTVTRYGVQCGAELVRRDIKLLVVACNTASAVALEALRAAYPDLPVVGVVEPGARAACAATSNNAIAVIATESTIAGGAYQRAIHAIAPRARIAGHPCSLFVALAEEGWIDGAVPEAVASRYLDPVFHPASGTGSPVIPDTLVLGCTHFPLLAPAIRNVVPSSTTIVDSAATTAEAVCRELDRHGLARTDIECGRTRYLTTDDAARFARTGTRFLGTAISDSDVELVDL